A section of the Sphaerobacter thermophilus DSM 20745 genome encodes:
- the rbsK gene encoding ribokinase: protein MAGPRICVVGSVNMDLVVATPVLPVPGQTVLGGPFATHPGGKGANQAVAAARAGGQVSFVGRVGADAFGDTLRAGLEAEGIDIAHLRVAPEEPTGVALIAVDPSGQNTIIVAPGANAAVTVDDVDAAAERITGADVLLLQLEVPLEVVAHAAALAAEAGVRVVLNTAPAQPLPDDLLACCEYLILNETEAEILTGVLPTDWESAEVAAARLREYGARQVIVTLGARGAVLAGPDGVVPQPAFPVASRDAVGAGDAFVGTFSVGVGSGLAAPEALRRAAAAGALATLTSGAQPSLPTAAAVDAFLAECGEN from the coding sequence ATGGCCGGGCCGCGCATCTGCGTCGTGGGCAGTGTCAATATGGACCTGGTCGTGGCGACGCCGGTGCTGCCGGTGCCGGGGCAGACGGTGCTGGGCGGACCCTTCGCCACCCACCCGGGCGGCAAGGGTGCGAACCAGGCAGTGGCCGCCGCGCGCGCAGGCGGGCAGGTCAGCTTTGTGGGCCGGGTCGGGGCGGACGCGTTCGGCGATACCCTGCGCGCGGGGCTGGAGGCCGAGGGCATCGACATCGCCCACCTGCGGGTCGCACCTGAGGAGCCGACGGGCGTCGCGCTCATCGCGGTGGATCCGAGCGGGCAGAACACCATCATTGTGGCTCCGGGGGCGAACGCTGCCGTGACGGTGGACGATGTCGATGCTGCGGCTGAACGGATCACCGGCGCCGATGTGCTCCTGCTGCAGTTAGAGGTGCCGCTGGAGGTCGTGGCGCACGCAGCGGCGCTGGCTGCCGAGGCCGGGGTGCGGGTCGTGCTCAACACAGCTCCCGCCCAGCCGCTCCCGGACGACCTTCTCGCGTGCTGCGAGTACCTGATCTTGAACGAGACCGAGGCCGAGATCCTCACCGGCGTCTTGCCGACCGATTGGGAGAGCGCTGAGGTGGCCGCCGCACGGCTCCGGGAGTATGGGGCGCGGCAGGTCATCGTCACGCTCGGTGCGCGCGGCGCCGTGCTGGCCGGGCCGGATGGTGTGGTACCCCAGCCGGCATTCCCGGTCGCCTCGCGGGATGCCGTCGGTGCGGGTGACGCATTTGTCGGCACCTTCTCCGTCGGCGTGGGCAGCGGGCTGGCTGCGCCCGAGGCCCTGCGCCGGGCGGCCGCCGCGGGCGCTCTGGCGACGCTCACGTCCGGTGCCCAGCCGTCGCTCCCGACGGCAGCCGCTGTCGATGCCTTCCTCGCTGAGTGTGGGGAAAACTGA
- a CDS encoding acetamidase/formamidase family protein, whose amino-acid sequence MTGHQHTIHAAHHHFGWDNSIDPVMEVEPGSTVEFEIIDASGGQLNRNSTAADVAAIDFARVNPVTGPIFIKGARPGDVLEVEILDFGRAEWGWTAIIPGFGLLADEFPEPVLKIWDLSEGKAEFAPGIEIPIKPFPGTIGVALPEPGLHTIVPPRQNGGNMDIRHLTRGARLFLPVWVEGALFSVGDTHAAQGDGEVCGTAIEAAMTATLRFQLHRNQSIAEPRYILPGPPTPEADAKGYFVTTGFASDLREAARKAIRYQIEHLQQTAGLSREDAYMLASVAVDLRISEVVNAPNWLVSAFLPQAIFR is encoded by the coding sequence GTGACCGGGCATCAACACACGATCCACGCGGCGCACCACCACTTCGGCTGGGATAACTCGATCGACCCGGTGATGGAGGTCGAGCCGGGCAGCACCGTCGAGTTCGAGATCATCGACGCCTCTGGCGGGCAACTGAACCGTAACTCCACCGCCGCTGACGTCGCGGCGATCGACTTCGCCCGCGTCAACCCGGTCACCGGCCCGATCTTCATCAAGGGGGCGCGACCCGGCGACGTGCTAGAGGTGGAGATCCTCGACTTTGGCCGCGCCGAGTGGGGCTGGACCGCGATCATCCCCGGCTTCGGGCTCCTGGCCGACGAGTTCCCCGAGCCGGTCCTGAAGATCTGGGATCTCTCCGAGGGCAAGGCGGAGTTCGCGCCCGGGATCGAGATCCCGATCAAGCCGTTCCCCGGCACGATCGGCGTCGCCCTGCCGGAGCCGGGCCTCCACACGATCGTGCCCCCACGCCAGAACGGTGGGAACATGGACATCCGGCACCTGACGCGTGGCGCTCGCCTGTTCCTCCCGGTGTGGGTCGAGGGCGCGCTCTTTTCGGTCGGCGACACGCACGCGGCGCAGGGGGACGGCGAGGTGTGCGGCACCGCCATCGAGGCGGCGATGACCGCCACGCTGCGCTTCCAGCTCCACCGCAATCAGTCCATCGCCGAGCCGCGCTACATCCTGCCCGGCCCGCCGACGCCGGAGGCCGACGCCAAGGGCTACTTCGTCACCACCGGCTTCGCGTCCGACCTCAGGGAGGCGGCGCGCAAGGCGATCCGCTACCAGATCGAGCACTTGCAGCAGACGGCTGGGCTGAGCCGAGAGGACGCCTACATGCTGGCGAGCGTGGCCGTCGACCTCCGCATCAGCGAGGTGGTGAACGCTCCCAACTGGCTGGTGTCCGCCTTCCTGCCGCAGGCGATCTTCCGGTAG
- a CDS encoding SDR family oxidoreductase: MAEQARGRLAGKVAIITGAGSGIGRAMALLFAREGATVVAAGRTPASIEETVAMIRAETGGEALAVAADVAIPADVERMVRETVARFGRIDILCNNAGIGSSKDVVAVEPDEWDRVFAVNVRGVYLGCKYALPHMLAQGGGSIINTASVLALVGAPERAAYCASKGAVVALTRQIAVEYADRGIRCNCLCPTTVDTPWVDRLLADAPDPVARRRALEERQPMGRLATAEDVAAAALYLASDDAAFVTGTAMVIDGGLSAR; the protein is encoded by the coding sequence GTGGCAGAGCAGGCAAGGGGCAGACTCGCGGGCAAGGTGGCCATCATCACGGGCGCCGGGTCGGGGATCGGGCGTGCCATGGCGCTCCTGTTCGCCCGTGAGGGCGCGACGGTCGTTGCGGCGGGCCGCACCCCGGCGTCGATCGAGGAAACCGTGGCGATGATCCGGGCCGAGACTGGGGGGGAGGCGCTCGCCGTCGCGGCCGACGTCGCCATCCCGGCCGATGTCGAGCGGATGGTGCGGGAGACGGTGGCGCGCTTCGGGCGCATCGACATCCTGTGCAACAACGCGGGGATCGGCAGCAGCAAGGACGTGGTCGCGGTCGAGCCGGACGAGTGGGACCGGGTCTTCGCCGTCAACGTGCGCGGTGTCTACCTGGGCTGCAAGTACGCGCTGCCGCACATGCTGGCCCAGGGCGGCGGGTCGATCATCAACACGGCGTCCGTGCTCGCCCTGGTCGGTGCTCCGGAGCGGGCGGCCTACTGCGCCAGCAAGGGGGCCGTGGTGGCGCTCACCCGGCAAATCGCGGTGGAGTACGCGGACCGGGGAATCCGCTGCAACTGCCTCTGCCCGACGACCGTCGACACGCCGTGGGTGGACCGGTTGCTGGCCGATGCCCCAGACCCGGTGGCGCGACGGCGGGCGCTGGAGGAGCGGCAGCCGATGGGTCGGCTCGCCACGGCTGAGGACGTGGCCGCCGCCGCGCTCTACCTCGCGTCGGACGATGCGGCGTTCGTCACCGGAACCGCGATGGTCATCGACGGTGGACTCTCCGCCCGCTAG
- a CDS encoding VOC family protein — protein MSDTGSARLDATANHVALRVRDLDAALRFYRDLIGLPVTRTGKTPGNEDSVWLPGLQLIHDPNLSAEAGGRLDHLALGVTNIEEVCQRLDAAGCEVDTPLQHRTAEQVGRPLTMAFYRDPEGNRVELLRYDD, from the coding sequence ATGTCCGATACGGGATCTGCACGGCTGGATGCCACTGCCAACCACGTCGCGCTACGCGTGCGCGACCTCGACGCGGCGCTGCGATTCTACCGGGATCTGATCGGCCTGCCGGTCACCCGCACGGGGAAGACACCCGGCAACGAGGACTCGGTCTGGCTCCCAGGACTCCAGTTGATCCATGACCCGAACCTCTCTGCGGAGGCAGGCGGCCGGCTGGACCACCTGGCGCTCGGCGTCACGAATATCGAGGAAGTCTGCCAGCGGCTCGACGCCGCGGGGTGCGAAGTGGATACCCCCTTGCAGCACCGCACGGCTGAGCAGGTCGGCCGCCCGCTGACGATGGCGTTCTACCGCGACCCGGAGGGCAACCGCGTCGAACTGCTGCGCTACGACGACTAG
- the ilvD gene encoding dihydroxy-acid dehydratase yields MVETPTAVDLRHKSRTIVEGRDRAGARAMLRATGLTDEDFRKPVIGVAHSWIETMPCNLGLRRLAQHVKRGIRDAGGVPMEVNTVAISDGVTMGTQGMKASLISREVIADSIELVGRGHMFDAIVILAACDKTLPGSAMALIRLDIPGFILYGGTIAPGHFQGRDVTIQDVYEAIGANAAGKMSDADLLELERVACPGEGACGGQYTANTMAMAIEALGLSPVGFGSWPQADPGKNEIAYQAGRLVVEQLERGLKPSDILTREAFLNGIALAAGTGGSTNIVLHFLAMAREAGIPLSIDDFNPVSERTPVIADLKPSGKYTAVDVHRAGGTQLIIKRLIEGGYMDGSQLTPSGRTLAEEVADATETPGQQVILTPETAKQPTGGLVILKGNLAPEGAVIKVAGTERTRHEGPARVFDCEEDAMAAVTSQQIRPGDVVVIRYEGPRGGPGMREMLGVTAALVGEGLGESVALLTDGRFSGATRGFMVGHVAPEAAVGGPIAALRDGDIITIDIAARTLDVTLTDEEIAARMAEWTPPPPPSGTGVFAKYAALVSSASEGAIMQPRW; encoded by the coding sequence ATGGTCGAGACGCCGACTGCCGTCGACCTGCGGCACAAGAGCCGCACGATCGTTGAAGGGCGCGACCGTGCCGGAGCGCGCGCCATGCTGCGGGCCACCGGTCTGACCGACGAGGACTTCCGCAAGCCGGTCATCGGCGTGGCGCACTCCTGGATCGAGACGATGCCCTGCAACCTCGGGTTGCGGCGCCTGGCGCAGCACGTCAAGCGCGGTATCCGCGACGCGGGCGGGGTGCCGATGGAGGTCAACACCGTCGCGATCAGCGACGGCGTGACGATGGGTACCCAGGGGATGAAGGCCTCGCTGATCAGCCGCGAGGTGATCGCCGACTCGATCGAGCTGGTCGGCCGGGGGCACATGTTCGATGCCATCGTCATCCTGGCGGCCTGCGACAAGACCCTGCCCGGCTCGGCCATGGCACTGATCCGGCTCGATATCCCGGGCTTCATCCTCTACGGCGGCACGATCGCCCCCGGACACTTCCAGGGCCGCGACGTAACGATCCAGGACGTCTACGAGGCGATCGGCGCCAACGCGGCCGGGAAGATGAGCGACGCCGACCTGCTCGAGCTGGAGCGGGTCGCCTGCCCGGGCGAGGGCGCCTGCGGCGGGCAGTACACCGCCAACACGATGGCCATGGCGATCGAGGCGCTGGGGCTCTCCCCGGTCGGATTCGGCTCCTGGCCGCAGGCCGACCCGGGCAAGAACGAGATCGCCTACCAGGCGGGGCGCCTGGTGGTCGAGCAACTCGAGCGAGGTCTGAAGCCCAGCGATATCCTGACCCGCGAGGCCTTCCTCAACGGCATCGCCCTGGCGGCCGGCACCGGCGGGTCGACCAACATCGTGCTCCACTTCCTGGCCATGGCGCGCGAGGCCGGCATCCCGCTCAGCATCGACGACTTCAACCCGGTGAGCGAGCGGACGCCGGTCATCGCCGACCTCAAGCCCTCCGGCAAGTACACGGCGGTCGATGTGCACCGGGCGGGCGGCACGCAGCTCATCATCAAGCGCCTAATCGAGGGCGGCTACATGGACGGCAGCCAGCTCACGCCGAGCGGGCGCACACTGGCCGAGGAAGTGGCGGACGCGACCGAGACGCCCGGCCAGCAGGTGATCCTGACGCCGGAAACCGCCAAGCAGCCCACCGGCGGGCTGGTGATCCTGAAGGGGAACCTTGCGCCCGAGGGTGCGGTGATCAAGGTAGCCGGAACCGAGCGCACCCGGCACGAGGGACCGGCGCGCGTCTTCGACTGCGAAGAGGACGCGATGGCGGCCGTCACCAGCCAGCAGATCCGACCGGGCGACGTGGTGGTCATTCGCTACGAGGGGCCGCGCGGCGGGCCGGGCATGCGCGAGATGCTCGGCGTGACCGCGGCGCTCGTAGGTGAGGGGCTGGGCGAGTCGGTCGCGCTGCTGACCGACGGACGCTTCAGCGGTGCCACGCGCGGCTTCATGGTCGGCCACGTCGCCCCAGAAGCGGCGGTCGGCGGGCCCATCGCCGCGCTTCGAGACGGAGATATCATCACCATCGACATCGCGGCGCGCACGCTCGACGTCACGCTGACCGACGAGGAGATCGCTGCTCGCATGGCCGAGTGGACGCCACCCCCGCCGCCGTCGGGGACCGGCGTTTTCGCCAAATACGCCGCGCTCGTCTCCTCAGCCTCCGAGGGCGCGATCATGCAGCCGCGCTGGTGA
- a CDS encoding Zn-dependent hydrolase — protein sequence MDWSDIRIQGDRLHASLQRMAEIGATPGGGVTRLALSDEDRAGRELLRQWMTEAGLSVRVDDLGNMVGRRNGREDLPPVQLGSHCDSVRLGGRFDGVLGVLGALEVVRTLNDHGIVTRHPIEVINWTNEEGVRFEPAMLASGVVTGRFTREYAYDRKDADGLRFEDELRRIGYLGEEANRPGRAAAYLELHIEQGPVLEDAGVPVGAVEGIVGITWMEVTVTGQSDHAGPSPMRLRRDPLVAAARIIDAVDRLARGQDDVAVGTVGRVRVEPNTINTIPGRVVFSVDLRHPDPATLEAMVERFRQQVAEIAEAGKVEATVDRFWTSEATPFAPEVVQAVQEAIDALGLPNKRLWSGAGHDAKYVADVSPAGMIFVRSQGGLSHAEKEYSTPEDIEAGVNVLLGATLRLSGA from the coding sequence ATGGACTGGAGTGATATCCGCATCCAGGGTGATCGGCTGCACGCGAGCTTGCAGCGCATGGCCGAGATCGGCGCGACGCCGGGTGGTGGCGTGACGCGACTGGCTCTGAGCGATGAGGATCGTGCCGGGCGTGAGTTGCTCCGGCAGTGGATGACCGAGGCCGGGTTGAGCGTGCGCGTCGACGACCTGGGCAACATGGTCGGCCGCCGCAACGGGCGTGAGGATCTCCCACCCGTCCAGCTCGGTTCGCACTGCGACAGTGTGCGCCTGGGCGGCCGCTTCGACGGGGTGCTGGGTGTGCTTGGCGCTCTCGAGGTGGTGCGCACGCTCAACGACCACGGCATCGTCACCCGTCACCCGATCGAGGTCATCAACTGGACCAACGAGGAAGGCGTCCGTTTCGAGCCGGCCATGCTCGCCTCCGGCGTGGTCACGGGACGCTTCACCCGCGAGTACGCCTACGACCGTAAGGACGCGGACGGGCTGCGCTTCGAGGACGAACTGCGCCGCATCGGCTACCTGGGCGAGGAGGCCAATCGCCCCGGTCGCGCTGCGGCCTATCTGGAACTCCACATCGAGCAAGGACCGGTGTTGGAGGACGCGGGCGTGCCCGTCGGTGCGGTCGAGGGGATCGTCGGTATCACCTGGATGGAGGTGACGGTCACCGGCCAGTCCGACCATGCCGGGCCGTCGCCGATGCGCCTGCGCCGCGACCCGCTGGTGGCCGCTGCGCGCATCATCGACGCCGTCGACCGACTCGCCCGGGGGCAGGATGACGTGGCCGTCGGCACCGTTGGCCGGGTGCGAGTCGAACCGAACACCATCAACACCATCCCCGGCCGGGTGGTCTTCAGCGTCGACCTGCGGCATCCGGACCCGGCGACGCTGGAGGCGATGGTCGAGCGCTTCCGCCAGCAGGTGGCCGAGATCGCCGAGGCCGGCAAGGTGGAGGCGACGGTCGACCGCTTCTGGACCAGCGAGGCGACTCCCTTCGCGCCGGAGGTAGTGCAGGCGGTGCAGGAGGCGATCGACGCGCTCGGGCTGCCGAACAAGCGGCTCTGGTCGGGCGCCGGGCACGATGCCAAGTACGTGGCCGACGTGAGCCCGGCGGGGATGATCTTCGTGCGTAGCCAGGGCGGGCTGAGCCACGCCGAGAAGGAGTACTCGACCCCGGAGGATATCGAGGCCGGCGTCAACGTCCTCCTCGGCGCCACCCTGCGCCTCTCGGGCGCCTAA